In Salmo trutta chromosome 37, fSalTru1.1, whole genome shotgun sequence, the following proteins share a genomic window:
- the LOC115177181 gene encoding ictacalcin-like — MSQVQQAMALLISAFHKYSGKEGDKTTLSKGELKDLLNAELGEIMGKNTDQAKVDKIFKDLDANSDGSVDFQEYVTLVACLTMMCNEFFTKK; from the exons ATGTCACAGGTCCAGCAGGCTATGGCTTTGCTCATCTCAGCCTTCCACAAGTACTCTGGCAAGGAGGGCGACAAGACGACCCTGAGCAAGGGAGAACTCAAAGATCTGCTCAACGCTGAGCTTGGAGAGATCATGGGG AAAAACACTGACCAGGCAAAGGTTGACAAGATCTTCAAAGATCTGGACGCTAACTCAGATGGCAGTGTGGACTTCCAGGAGTACGTCACACTGGTGGCCTGCCTCACCATGATGTGCAATGAGTTCTTCACCAAGAAGTGA